A section of the Armatimonadota bacterium genome encodes:
- a CDS encoding glucose 1-dehydrogenase, which produces MKLAGKVALITGAGAGIGRAIAVLFAEEGAAVVVSDLVAERVETTVGALREQGRKAAGVVGDVSSEADADRMVESAIREFGRLDVLVNNAGIMDRFLPAAETPTDLWRRVMGVNLEGPFFLCRRALGHMLDQGGGVIVNISSVAGFLGGRAGVAYTVSKHALIGLTRHIAQHYGARNIRCNVICPGAIQTGIPLGGEPHAEAMQRVMGLMSYLPRPGQPEEVARVALFLASEEASYVNGAVLVVDGGWTAI; this is translated from the coding sequence ATGAAGCTTGCGGGAAAGGTAGCGCTCATCACGGGGGCGGGGGCAGGGATCGGAAGGGCCATCGCCGTCCTGTTCGCCGAAGAAGGAGCCGCGGTGGTGGTCTCGGACCTCGTGGCCGAGCGGGTGGAGACCACGGTGGGAGCCCTCCGGGAGCAGGGGCGGAAGGCAGCGGGGGTGGTGGGGGACGTCTCTTCGGAGGCGGATGCGGATCGGATGGTGGAAAGCGCCATCCGGGAATTCGGCCGTCTGGACGTTCTGGTCAACAACGCGGGGATCATGGACCGGTTCCTGCCGGCGGCGGAGACGCCCACGGACCTGTGGAGGCGGGTGATGGGCGTGAACCTGGAAGGGCCGTTCTTCCTTTGCCGGCGGGCCCTCGGACACATGCTGGATCAGGGGGGCGGGGTGATCGTGAACATCTCCTCCGTGGCGGGGTTCCTGGGAGGCCGGGCAGGCGTGGCCTACACGGTCTCCAAGCACGCCCTCATCGGCCTCACCCGTCACATCGCCCAGCACTACGGGGCTCGGAACATCCGGTGCAACGTCATCTGCCCCGGCGCCATCCAGACAGGGATTCCGTTGGGCGGTGAGCCACACGCGGAAGCCATGCAGCGGGTCATGGGGTTGATGTCCTACCTGCCACGTCCGGGCCAGCCGGAGGAGGTCGCCCGGGTCGCCCTGTTCCTGGCGAGCGAGGAGGCCAGCTACGTGAACGGAGCGGTTCTCGTGGTGGACGGAGGATGGACGGCGATATGA
- a CDS encoding cysteine desulfurase — translation MPLPTDVRKDFPLLQRELDGKPLVYLDSAATSQKPRVVLEALAEYYRTYNANVHRGLYRIAEQATCAYEEARAKVAAFVGARPEEVIFVRGTTEGINLVAYAYGRAHVREGDEILTTEMEHHSNLVPWQMLAQERGARLRILPLREDGTLDLEQLDRLLTERTRIVAVTHQSNVLGTINPIRAIADRAHAAGAVVVVDGAQSVPHMPVDVRELGCDFLAFSGHKMCGPTGIGVLWGRLELLEAMPPFHGGGEMIERVELERSTYKPPPHRFEAGTPNIADAIALGVAVDYLRGIGMEAIRAHEKQLVRYALAQLGEVEGVRVYGPRDPEVRGGAVAFTLEGVHPHDVAQVLDSEAICVRAGHHCAQPLHRKLGVQSTTRASVYLYNTPEDVDALVRGLEKVKAFFGLRRT, via the coding sequence ATGCCCCTGCCCACAGACGTCCGAAAGGATTTCCCCTTGCTCCAGCGGGAGCTGGATGGGAAGCCCCTAGTTTACCTGGACAGCGCCGCCACCTCGCAGAAACCCAGGGTTGTCCTGGAGGCCCTGGCGGAGTATTACCGGACCTACAACGCCAACGTGCACCGGGGCCTGTACCGCATCGCGGAGCAGGCCACTTGCGCATACGAGGAAGCCCGCGCCAAGGTGGCGGCCTTCGTGGGCGCGCGTCCTGAAGAGGTCATCTTCGTACGGGGGACCACGGAGGGGATCAACCTGGTGGCGTATGCCTACGGTCGGGCCCACGTGCGGGAGGGAGACGAGATCCTGACGACGGAGATGGAGCACCACAGCAACCTCGTCCCCTGGCAGATGCTGGCCCAGGAACGGGGCGCGCGTCTGAGGATCCTCCCCCTCCGGGAGGATGGGACCCTGGATCTAGAGCAGCTGGATCGCCTGCTCACGGAGCGCACTCGGATCGTGGCCGTCACCCACCAGTCCAACGTGCTCGGCACCATCAATCCCATCCGCGCCATCGCGGATCGGGCCCACGCGGCGGGCGCCGTGGTGGTGGTGGACGGAGCCCAGAGTGTGCCGCACATGCCCGTCGACGTGCGGGAACTCGGCTGCGACTTCCTGGCCTTCAGCGGGCACAAGATGTGCGGTCCCACGGGGATCGGCGTGCTGTGGGGCCGCCTGGAGCTCCTGGAGGCCATGCCCCCCTTCCACGGCGGGGGGGAGATGATCGAGCGGGTGGAGCTGGAGCGGTCCACCTACAAGCCTCCCCCGCACCGTTTCGAGGCGGGGACTCCGAACATCGCGGACGCCATCGCCCTGGGGGTGGCCGTGGACTACCTCCGGGGGATCGGCATGGAGGCCATCCGGGCCCACGAGAAGCAGCTGGTGCGGTATGCCCTCGCCCAGCTGGGGGAGGTGGAGGGCGTACGCGTCTACGGCCCCCGGGATCCGGAGGTCCGAGGGGGAGCGGTGGCCTTCACCCTGGAGGGGGTACACCCCCACGACGTGGCCCAGGTGCTCGACAGCGAGGCCATCTGTGTGCGGGCAGGGCATCACTGTGCCCAGCCCCTGCACCGGAAGCTGGGCGTTCAGAGCACCACCCGGGCCAGCGTCTACCTGTACAACACGCCGGAGGACGTGGACGCCCTGGTGCGGGGGCTGGAGAAAGTCAAGGCCTTCTTCGGCCTGCGGCGGACGTAG
- a CDS encoding NAD(P)-dependent oxidoreductase produces MKAVYYPVMLDVRGRRCVVVGGGALAEGKVVQLLEVGAEVVVVSPEVTDRIRRWAEEG; encoded by the coding sequence ATGAAGGCGGTGTACTACCCGGTGATGCTGGATGTGCGGGGGAGGCGGTGCGTGGTGGTGGGTGGGGGTGCCCTTGCTGAGGGGAAGGTGGTTCAGCTTCTGGAGGTCGGTGCAGAGGTGGTCGTGGTGAGCCCGGAGGTGACCGACCGGATCCGCCGGTGGGCGGAGGAAGGT
- a CDS encoding DUF881 domain-containing protein, whose amino-acid sequence MRGEAGERGRAQVAQGMAFLSLLLMGFLAVAQLRAGRKVSEAPEVRTRNLYALATMLRREREVRGRLEAEVAQLRTQLEQYERAQAEGQSIAASLRAQVEQLRLALGLVRVTGPGVVVRVSAPKNLPPQGPVLVQYQDLVAIANELWAAGAEAMAVNGQRITATSGFSQVGGTILVNLQRLTPPYEIAAIGDPATLEGALTIRGGLVEGLRGLGLEIRIERREHLELPPYRGAFEFRYARPGK is encoded by the coding sequence GTGCGTGGGGAAGCGGGAGAACGTGGGCGTGCGCAGGTGGCCCAGGGCATGGCCTTCCTGAGCCTGCTGCTCATGGGGTTCCTCGCGGTGGCCCAGCTGCGGGCGGGCCGGAAGGTCTCCGAAGCGCCGGAGGTCCGCACCCGAAACCTCTACGCCCTGGCCACCATGCTGCGGCGGGAGCGGGAGGTCCGGGGGCGGCTGGAGGCGGAAGTGGCGCAGCTCCGGACCCAATTGGAGCAGTACGAGCGGGCACAGGCGGAAGGTCAGAGCATCGCCGCCTCCCTGCGGGCCCAGGTGGAGCAGCTCCGTCTGGCACTGGGACTCGTGCGGGTGACGGGGCCCGGTGTGGTGGTGCGGGTCTCCGCGCCGAAGAACCTCCCCCCGCAGGGCCCCGTTCTCGTCCAGTATCAGGACCTGGTGGCGATCGCCAATGAGCTGTGGGCCGCGGGGGCGGAGGCCATGGCGGTGAACGGCCAGCGGATCACCGCCACCAGCGGTTTCTCCCAGGTGGGAGGGACCATCCTGGTGAACCTACAGCGTCTGACCCCGCCCTATGAGATCGCGGCCATCGGAGATCCGGCCACCCTGGAGGGCGCCCTGACCATCCGAGGGGGACTCGTGGAAGGGCTGCGGGGGCTGGGCCTGGAGATCCGGATCGAACGGCGAGAGCACCTGGAGCTCCCTCCGTACAGAGGCGCCTTCGAGTTCCGGTACGCGAGGCCCGGGAAGTGA
- a CDS encoding FAD-binding protein, giving the protein MSDFDYQTDVLIVGSGAAGLVGALVVKEHGFEPLIVEKTAFVGGTTAWSGGGLWIPNNPVSRAAGVQDSLEAALTYLDHVVGEVGPASSPERRRAFLEYGPRMVEFLQRLGFRWRAARGYPDYYPDRPGASIAGRAIEGAIFDGRLLGPWLPRLHRHPSLPALPLHTNEAAAFALMRRTPRGMLAALRVLGRWAAHRLRGRIPLTMGLSLVGQLLWLVLQRGVPIWVESPLLELVVEDGRVVGAEVRHHHRSVRIRARGGVLLAAGGFAHNQEMRERYHPHPISTAWTSAAPADTGDAIRAAQAIGAAVALMDDAWWGPTALTPQGRPLFLLWERSLPFSLIVDASGQRFMNESASYVDCGHRQYERHREVPAIPAWLIIDAKHRRFYPFGLLPPGFTPASATGPGFLVRASGLHELARRCGIDPEGLVRTVERFNRMARTGRDEDFHRGESAYDNYYGDPRVRPNPNLGPLDRPPFYATAVYPGDLGTKGGLLTDAWGRVLREDGTPIAGLYAAGNTSASVMGRTYPGPGATLGPACVFAYISMLHAVQRLRSSAGHLDAVPSETIPGMESLP; this is encoded by the coding sequence GTGTCGGATTTCGATTACCAGACCGATGTGCTGATCGTGGGCAGCGGTGCGGCGGGGCTCGTCGGAGCCCTCGTCGTTAAGGAGCACGGCTTCGAACCCCTCATCGTGGAGAAAACCGCGTTCGTGGGGGGAACCACCGCGTGGTCCGGAGGCGGGCTGTGGATTCCCAACAACCCCGTAAGCCGTGCCGCGGGGGTCCAGGATTCTCTAGAAGCTGCTCTCACCTACCTCGACCACGTGGTAGGTGAGGTGGGCCCGGCCTCCTCGCCGGAGCGTCGCAGGGCCTTTCTCGAGTACGGGCCGCGGATGGTGGAATTCCTGCAGCGGCTGGGGTTCCGATGGCGCGCGGCGCGGGGATACCCCGATTATTACCCGGACCGGCCCGGAGCCTCCATCGCGGGTCGCGCCATTGAGGGGGCCATCTTCGATGGTCGGCTGCTGGGGCCCTGGCTCCCCCGTCTCCACCGTCATCCCAGCCTGCCTGCCCTTCCCCTGCACACCAACGAGGCCGCCGCCTTCGCCTTGATGCGGCGGACGCCCCGCGGGATGCTCGCGGCCCTGCGGGTCCTAGGGCGGTGGGCCGCCCATCGCCTCCGCGGTCGCATCCCACTCACCATGGGGCTGTCGCTCGTGGGACAGCTCCTGTGGCTCGTGCTGCAGCGCGGCGTCCCCATCTGGGTGGAGAGCCCTCTCCTGGAGCTCGTGGTGGAGGACGGGCGCGTAGTGGGGGCCGAGGTGCGGCACCACCACCGGTCCGTACGGATCCGGGCCCGTGGGGGTGTGCTCCTCGCGGCCGGCGGCTTCGCGCACAACCAGGAGATGCGGGAACGGTACCACCCGCACCCCATCTCCACCGCATGGACCTCCGCGGCCCCGGCGGATACGGGGGACGCCATCCGGGCGGCCCAGGCCATCGGCGCTGCGGTGGCCCTCATGGACGATGCCTGGTGGGGACCCACCGCCCTCACCCCGCAGGGCCGGCCTCTCTTTCTGTTGTGGGAGCGCTCGCTTCCCTTCTCCCTCATCGTGGACGCAAGCGGACAGCGGTTCATGAACGAGTCCGCTTCCTATGTGGACTGCGGCCACCGGCAGTACGAGCGCCACCGGGAGGTTCCCGCCATCCCCGCCTGGCTCATCATCGATGCGAAGCACCGTCGCTTCTATCCGTTCGGCCTGCTCCCCCCTGGCTTCACCCCTGCCTCCGCCACCGGCCCAGGGTTCCTCGTGCGAGCCTCCGGTCTACACGAGCTGGCACGCCGGTGTGGGATTGATCCCGAGGGTCTCGTGCGCACCGTGGAACGTTTCAACCGAATGGCCCGGACGGGGCGGGACGAGGATTTCCATCGAGGGGAGAGCGCCTACGACAACTACTACGGGGATCCCCGGGTCCGTCCCAATCCCAACCTGGGCCCTCTGGATCGACCCCCGTTCTACGCCACCGCGGTGTATCCCGGGGATCTCGGGACCAAGGGAGGGCTGCTCACGGACGCCTGGGGCCGCGTGCTGCGGGAGGACGGGACTCCCATCGCGGGGCTCTACGCAGCGGGGAACACCAGCGCCTCCGTGATGGGTCGTACCTATCCAGGGCCAGGAGCCACCCTGGGCCCAGCCTGTGTCTTCGCCTACATCTCCATGCTCCACGCCGTCCAGCGTTTGCGATCGAGCGCAGGTCATCTGGATGCCGTTCCGTCTGAGACGATCCCCGGGATGGAATCCTTACCATGA
- a CDS encoding ferredoxin--nitrite reductase translates to MELRTRPTNAIERLKAEKDGLEVGPDIPRFAALGWERIPKDDVERLKWYGIFLRRQSEGEPGYFMMRIRIPNGMATAAQVQELGTISQKLGRGIADITTRQQVQLRWIRIEDVPEILERLRRVGLTTLQTGMDNVRNVVGCPLAGVVRTELFDASPVVRAFTERVVGNRAYTNLPRKFNVTITGCVENCTHAETQDLALVPAVREKGELVQLGFNVLVGGKMGSGGYRIASPLDAFVTREQAPEVCAAVVAVFRDHGPRESRGKARLSFLLDAWGVGRFRAAVEEYLGYRLPRAGRDARRLDHRDHLGIIPQKQDGLYAVGLCVPVGRLRAEQLLELARLSERYGAGEVRFTPSQNVILPHVPESRLGALLEEPLLRELPPDPPPVLRGLVSCTGTDYCNLALVDTKRRALALARSLQERVSRPVTVHWSGCPAGCGNHEVADIGLVGKKVRIGEEVVEAVDVYVGGSSGPRPTPALKLLEDVPCDALEPVLEALMRYGSFEEIRARLRVPVVVEGEEG, encoded by the coding sequence ATGGAGCTGCGCACGCGGCCGACGAACGCCATCGAGCGCCTGAAGGCGGAAAAGGACGGCCTGGAGGTGGGCCCGGACATTCCCCGGTTCGCCGCGCTCGGCTGGGAACGGATCCCCAAGGACGACGTGGAGCGGCTGAAGTGGTACGGCATTTTTCTGCGCCGGCAGAGTGAAGGTGAACCCGGGTACTTCATGATGCGCATCCGCATCCCCAACGGGATGGCCACCGCCGCGCAGGTACAGGAACTCGGCACCATCAGCCAGAAGTTGGGACGTGGGATCGCGGACATCACCACCCGCCAACAGGTGCAGCTGCGGTGGATCCGGATCGAGGATGTGCCCGAGATCCTGGAACGGCTGCGGCGGGTGGGGCTTACGACCCTGCAGACGGGCATGGACAACGTGCGCAACGTGGTGGGGTGTCCTCTCGCCGGCGTGGTGCGCACGGAGCTCTTCGACGCTTCCCCCGTGGTGCGCGCGTTTACGGAGCGCGTGGTGGGGAACCGCGCCTACACGAACCTGCCGAGGAAGTTCAATGTGACCATCACGGGGTGTGTGGAGAACTGTACCCACGCGGAGACCCAGGATCTGGCCCTGGTTCCCGCTGTCCGGGAGAAGGGTGAACTCGTGCAGCTCGGATTCAACGTGCTGGTGGGCGGGAAGATGGGGTCCGGTGGGTACCGGATCGCTTCGCCGCTGGACGCGTTCGTCACACGGGAGCAGGCCCCCGAGGTGTGTGCGGCCGTCGTGGCCGTCTTCCGGGACCACGGGCCACGGGAATCCCGTGGCAAGGCCCGCCTGAGTTTTTTGCTGGACGCCTGGGGCGTGGGACGTTTCCGGGCCGCGGTGGAGGAGTACCTGGGGTACCGCCTTCCGCGTGCAGGGCGGGATGCCCGCCGGCTCGACCACCGCGATCACCTGGGGATCATCCCGCAAAAACAGGACGGTCTGTACGCGGTGGGGCTCTGCGTGCCCGTGGGGCGGTTGCGGGCCGAGCAGCTGCTGGAGCTTGCGCGGTTGAGTGAGAGGTACGGAGCAGGAGAGGTGCGGTTCACGCCAAGCCAGAACGTCATCCTCCCGCACGTGCCAGAATCCCGGCTTGGCGCCCTCCTCGAGGAACCCCTCCTGCGGGAACTCCCTCCAGACCCTCCCCCTGTTCTCCGGGGTCTCGTGAGCTGCACGGGCACGGACTACTGCAACCTCGCCCTCGTGGACACCAAGCGCCGGGCCCTCGCCCTTGCCCGCTCGCTACAGGAGCGCGTGAGCCGGCCGGTGACCGTGCACTGGTCCGGGTGCCCCGCGGGCTGCGGGAACCACGAGGTCGCGGACATCGGGCTCGTGGGCAAGAAGGTTCGAATCGGGGAGGAGGTGGTGGAAGCCGTGGACGTATACGTGGGGGGAAGCAGCGGCCCTCGGCCCACGCCCGCCCTGAAGCTCCTGGAGGACGTCCCGTGCGATGCCCTGGAGCCGGTCCTGGAGGCCCTCATGCGCTATGGGAGCTTCGAGGAGATCCGGGCACGACTGAGGGTTCCCGTCGTGGTGGAAGGAGAGGAGGGGTGA
- a CDS encoding formate/nitrite transporter family protein — translation MTYVMPDRVVQNMVQAGATKARLRVWDLLIRGFLSGALLGFATTLALTAQLQTRIPLAGALVFPVGFVMIVLLGLELVTGNFALVPLAVLERRAGFPDLLRNWGWVFLGNLLGGMAYAALFVATVAPGSEMARMLATVAEAKTLGYARLGFVGLRMAFTKAVLCNWMVTLGVVLSFTSQSTGGKIAAMWLPIMTFFGQGFEHSVVNMFVIPAGILTGAPVSVGEWWGWNQIPVTLGNVVGGMLFTGLALYATHGRTPGEVSPPVPEPVLREAEG, via the coding sequence ATGACCTACGTGATGCCCGATCGCGTCGTCCAGAATATGGTGCAGGCGGGGGCGACGAAGGCCCGGTTGCGGGTCTGGGACCTGCTGATCCGGGGATTCCTCTCCGGGGCGCTTCTGGGCTTCGCCACCACCCTCGCCCTCACCGCGCAGCTCCAGACACGGATCCCCTTGGCGGGAGCCCTTGTCTTTCCCGTGGGGTTCGTCATGATCGTCCTCCTGGGGTTGGAGCTCGTGACGGGAAACTTCGCGCTCGTGCCGCTCGCGGTCCTGGAGAGGCGCGCGGGGTTCCCAGATCTCCTGCGGAATTGGGGCTGGGTGTTCCTGGGGAACCTCCTGGGCGGGATGGCCTACGCGGCGCTGTTCGTGGCCACCGTGGCGCCGGGATCCGAGATGGCCAGGATGCTCGCGACGGTGGCGGAAGCGAAGACTCTGGGATACGCGCGGCTGGGTTTTGTGGGCCTGCGGATGGCCTTCACAAAGGCCGTCCTCTGCAACTGGATGGTGACCCTGGGAGTGGTCCTCTCGTTCACCTCTCAGAGCACGGGAGGCAAGATCGCGGCTATGTGGCTGCCCATAATGACCTTTTTCGGTCAGGGCTTCGAGCACTCCGTGGTGAACATGTTCGTGATCCCCGCGGGGATCCTCACCGGAGCGCCGGTTTCGGTGGGGGAGTGGTGGGGATGGAACCAGATCCCGGTCACCTTGGGGAACGTGGTGGGCGGGATGCTCTTCACGGGACTGGCCCTGTATGCCACGCATGGGCGGACCCCCGGCGAGGTCTCCCCGCCGGTTCCCGAACCGGTCCTGCGCGAGGCGGAGGGATGA
- a CDS encoding SUF system NifU family Fe-S cluster assembly protein, with protein sequence MLDELYREIILEHYTHPRNRGRLEPADIVVEGANPSCGDEISVYARVEDGVIQDIRFEGRGCSISQASASMMTEQVRGKSLQEVKALIEEFKGMMQGRPAEEGRLGDLVALQGVRRFPVRVKCATLAWMALLQGVREYESGRHTVVTASTEDEL encoded by the coding sequence ATGCTGGACGAGCTTTACCGGGAGATCATCCTCGAGCACTACACCCATCCCCGGAATCGGGGGCGGCTGGAGCCCGCAGACATCGTCGTCGAGGGAGCCAACCCCTCCTGCGGGGATGAGATCAGCGTCTACGCCCGGGTGGAGGACGGGGTGATCCAGGACATCCGGTTTGAGGGCCGGGGGTGTTCCATCAGCCAGGCCTCCGCCTCCATGATGACGGAGCAGGTCCGGGGCAAGTCCCTGCAGGAGGTGAAGGCCCTCATCGAGGAGTTCAAGGGGATGATGCAGGGCCGGCCCGCGGAGGAAGGCCGTCTGGGGGATCTCGTGGCGTTGCAGGGGGTTCGGAGGTTTCCCGTGCGGGTGAAGTGCGCCACCCTGGCCTGGATGGCCCTGCTGCAGGGCGTGCGGGAGTATGAGTCCGGAAGGCACACGGTGGTCACCGCGTCCACGGAGGATGAGCTGTAG
- the sufD gene encoding Fe-S cluster assembly protein SufD: MSETVVQALSEVWADPGWLWRLRARALRAFETLSLPGPTEEAWRRTPPEWLFREELRPAVEEATHAPLPPEVADTLAVVGDRSGTVVNRNGAPLLVALDPDLRRKGVIFADLRTAVREHPELLERFLGSVVPPEESKFTAQHAAYLSGGMVLYVPRNVEVSKPFVCVEWLEGAGIALFPHVLVILEEGAQATLVQFWRSRSDAGGIVNLAAEVVLGNASRLRHASVQEWGPEVREFGVIRTEVGRDASLASLVGAFGGNVVKDFVQVHLRGPGGSSEMLGAFFAADRQHYDYHTLQEHFAPHTTSDLLYKNAVLDAARSIFAGLIRVHPGAQRTNAFQSNRNLLLSPEARADSKPELEIMANDLRCTHGSAVSRLDEQHVFYLQTRGLTRQQAVHMMVEGFFSEVLDRLPLEDLRLHLEQLVARKMGAEAPLGRVTALRALLEEATRR; the protein is encoded by the coding sequence ATGAGCGAGACGGTGGTTCAGGCGCTCTCCGAGGTCTGGGCAGATCCCGGGTGGTTGTGGAGGCTTCGCGCCCGGGCCCTGCGCGCATTCGAAACCTTGTCCCTCCCCGGTCCCACGGAGGAGGCGTGGCGACGCACGCCCCCGGAATGGCTGTTCCGGGAGGAGCTCCGGCCCGCGGTGGAGGAGGCCACCCACGCACCCCTTCCGCCGGAGGTCGCCGACACCCTGGCGGTGGTGGGGGATCGGTCCGGGACCGTGGTCAACCGGAACGGTGCCCCCCTCCTCGTGGCGTTGGATCCTGACCTGCGGAGGAAGGGCGTGATCTTCGCGGACCTGCGCACCGCGGTCCGGGAGCACCCGGAGCTCCTCGAGCGGTTCCTGGGCTCCGTGGTCCCCCCGGAGGAGAGCAAGTTCACCGCCCAGCACGCGGCCTACTTGAGCGGCGGGATGGTGTTGTACGTGCCGCGGAACGTGGAGGTGTCCAAGCCTTTCGTGTGCGTGGAGTGGCTGGAAGGAGCGGGGATCGCGCTGTTCCCCCACGTGCTGGTGATCCTGGAAGAGGGTGCGCAGGCCACCCTCGTACAGTTCTGGCGATCCCGTTCCGACGCCGGGGGGATCGTCAACCTCGCCGCGGAGGTGGTGCTGGGCAACGCGAGCCGACTGCGGCACGCCAGCGTCCAGGAGTGGGGCCCCGAGGTCCGGGAGTTCGGGGTGATCCGGACGGAGGTGGGCCGGGATGCGAGCCTGGCCAGTCTTGTGGGTGCCTTCGGGGGGAACGTGGTGAAGGACTTCGTGCAGGTGCACCTCCGGGGACCGGGTGGGTCCAGCGAGATGTTGGGCGCCTTCTTTGCCGCGGATCGCCAGCACTACGACTACCACACCCTGCAGGAGCACTTCGCCCCGCACACCACCAGCGACCTCCTGTACAAGAACGCGGTGCTGGACGCGGCCCGGTCCATCTTCGCGGGGCTCATCCGGGTGCACCCGGGGGCCCAGCGTACCAACGCCTTTCAGTCAAACCGCAACCTCCTTCTCTCCCCGGAGGCCCGGGCGGACAGCAAGCCGGAGCTGGAGATCATGGCCAACGACCTCCGGTGCACGCACGGCTCCGCGGTGAGCCGTCTGGACGAGCAGCACGTGTTCTACCTGCAGACCCGGGGCCTCACCCGGCAGCAGGCGGTGCACATGATGGTGGAAGGGTTCTTCAGCGAGGTACTGGACCGCCTGCCCCTGGAGGACCTCCGGCTGCATCTGGAGCAGCTTGTGGCGCGGAAGATGGGGGCGGAAGCACCCCTTGGCCGGGTGACGGCCCTGCGGGCGTTGCTGGAGGAGGCGACCCGACGATGA
- a CDS encoding non-heme iron oxygenase ferredoxin subunit, which yields MSREREAFVRVAKTSEIPPGRGRAFEVAGRRIAVYNLGGRFYAIDDRCTHEEAWLSEGPVMGEMAVCPRHGSRFHIPTGQVKSLPAVRNVATYEVRVEGEEVYVNPTPRVRAGRIHE from the coding sequence ATGAGCCGGGAGCGGGAGGCCTTCGTGCGGGTGGCGAAGACGAGCGAGATCCCCCCGGGTCGGGGTCGGGCCTTCGAGGTGGCGGGAAGGCGGATTGCGGTCTATAATCTCGGGGGCCGGTTCTATGCCATTGACGACCGGTGCACGCACGAAGAAGCATGGCTCTCGGAGGGACCCGTGATGGGAGAGATGGCGGTGTGTCCCCGCCACGGCTCCCGCTTCCACATCCCCACGGGGCAGGTGAAGTCCCTGCCCGCGGTCCGCAATGTGGCCACCTATGAGGTCCGGGTGGAGGGGGAAGAGGTGTACGTGAACCCCACCCCACGGGTGCGCGCCGGTCGGATCCACGAATAG